CACAGATGTCTGACGTACCCACAGAGTTGTTGAAGCACTGGGGTTTGTTTTCCCAGTAAACACCCAGGAAGTAGACAGGTACTCCCGTGAACATGATGGCCAGGCCGATGCTACACACCACCGGCTCCGAATACAGCGAGAAGATAAGCAAGAAGGCCCAGAAGAGCAGGTAGATGACCGGCCAGGCCAGGCTTACCTGGGGAGGGACAGGGAAGACGGATCAGGCCAAACCTGGTACAGAACTCAATGTCGTAACTCTAAAAGGGGCATCTCTgtcatctatccattttctgaaactgcttgtcctattcagggttgcgggggggggggggggggggggtctggagcccatcccacagatgcaaggcagggaacagcccaggatggggcaccaacctattgcaggacacactcatacaccattcacccCCATGGGCAATttgataactccaattaacctcagcatgtttttggactgtggggggaaaccagggtacccagaggaaacccctcaatgacacggggagaacatgccaatCCACACACAAGGACCTTtgacagagacttgaacccaagTCCCAGAGGCGAGAGGCAACAGTGTAACCACTGCAACAGTGTAACCACTGGAACACtgtaaccactgcaccaccatgccgccgcCTGGCAAGGCCTACAcaaccttttctttttcttttttcttccagTCACACAACCATTTCAGtaaaattatgttgaaataacgAATGATAAACAATAGCATATAAGAAATGGAGTCTACACTGGCAAATCTCCTGACTCACAACTAGGCATGGCATCGCTGGGGACAAACAATGAGAATGCGGCAGCCTCGCCGGATACGCACTTTGATTGGCCGATGCATATCTGGACTCTTGATGCGCAGCACGATTTGCCCAGCAATGGTGACCCCATAGAATAGGTAGTTGATGAAGCCCACGTAGTTGATGAGCGTGTAAATGTCACTGGTGCAGAGCATGAGGAGTGTGGAGACGCACTGGGGAACAGAGACAGCGGCGAACAGACTTTCGGTTAGCCAGTGAAATGTGCGACTTTCAGAACAATGGAAATGTACCCGTCGCTACATCATCCAACGTCCCTTGCAGAAGTGACAACTGATTCTAACTCCGCACCAGCGTTtaaaccaccaccaccccagaTTTACATAAGCAGAACAAAAAGAAGAGCGACAGGCTTTGTTAGAAGAAGCAGCACTTGTCACAAAACTGATAAGAAGATAATCATACTAACCTCTAACTGTGCCCTTATTAGTCATAATATTCCCAATTGCTATAACCTGTCATTCATAATCTGTAGTTGTTAAGAAGAAAACCTTCAGCACATAGTTCATGTCTATAAATAATACACGTTGTGCTAGATAACAGGCCTTCAGTAGCGGAATGTTCTGGAAGGTGCGGGGCGGTGGTTATAATGGACTCACGGTGACGAGGAGAGCCGGGATGGGGGTGCAGCGATCCACGTGGATCATGGCCAGCAGCCGGGGAAGGTGGCCCTCCCTCGCTCCAGCGAAGAAGAGCCTGAGAAAGAAATGGCCGGTCCAGCAAATGCAGACATAACCCACAAACGACGCTGAGCGGGGAGTTACAGCAGGGGAGACACGGTAACTGGATATCACTGCACAGTAACACCGGATATCACTGCACAGTAACACCGGATATCACTGCACAGTAACACCGGATATCACTGCACAGTAACACCGGATATCACTGCACAATAACATGTCATTGTGGGAGGCAGTTATTATGATCTATGCAAACAGACTCCACCTGGTCGTGTAGGAAGGGACACAACAGGCCGAGGGATTCAGGCTTTTGGGCCTGCTAATGCACTGCAGAAATGCGAAAATAAGGGGTCGGGTTACAAAAAGGCAGCACCAGAGAATACTCCggaaaaatgggggcatttatCTGGCAGAAGATTCAGATAAATTAGGTTAGGAAACCCAGTCAGAACACAACTTCATGGGGAAGTCTGAGCGAGAAACCAGTCCCTTAAAGAAGAAGTttaccccaaaactgaaaaaaagatattttagaGGGACCTTAGAGCTATCTAGCTACATCTGAAAAATccaacagcaatgtctcttaccagaaatcatgacccagTTTTGAAtataatccacagactttgtagtgagcagtttaataTAGGAACTATTTACTTCTaccgaactccacacaccaatcgtATCACTGCGCGGAACATACCAGCAGGAGCACCTCAGCGATATCTGCTGTGGAGTGATACGATTGGTAGAGGTTAGTAGCCCAGTGGGCTAAGAGCAGAAGATTGCCAGTTTGAGCCCAGACCTCGACAGAACAGTCATATCTGTCGGCCCTAAACCCCCAGCCCCAGGGACGCCACATTCTTTCTTTAATTGCCCCTTCGGAGACAAAGTTTTTCGAATTGaatgttggctgaccctgcgctgtgacccccaGGCCATACACAGCAAGATGGGGTTGGACGAAGATCAGCGTTCCATTGTTACTGCAAATGGCAGATAAAGCATGTTtgttggtgtgtggagttcagtCATTTACACACAGTAATCTAATACTGACTGTATTTTTCTGGCCTTTTCATCACCACAAAGAAAGAATGCTATTCAGTCCCATTATATTTGAGGGAAGCCCAACATTTCTACGGCCGATATCTGCAACACTAGGCACCTGCCAGCAGAACAGCCTGTACGGAGGGACAGCGCTGAAACTCCAGTAAGACACACATGTTTTTCATGTTTCAGTCTCTTTAAGTGGCCCTGGTTCCTGATTGGTTGGGTTAGAGCGGTATGGCAGTGGGCTGAGATGGAACAGGGTGGCGACAGCAGGACAGGACGGGTGCAGGATGGGGCACAGAGACTGACCGGGATGAGGTGAAGAGGCATCCGTTGACCCCACCAAACGTGGACAGAGCCACAGATATGGGCATAATCCAAGACATCACGCCCAGAAGCTTCTCGCCAAATGTCTGAGATGGGAGCGAGAGGGCAGTTATAAGACAGACGGGCTGGCGCACAAAATCAGATAAGGGCACGTGTGTGGAATGTCTTCACACACAAAGCAGGCCGACAAAGACGCGAAATCACGCCCAGAACACAACAACAGAACTCTCATGGGTCTAGGCTAATGCACTGTAATGCACTGTTACCCTACTTCCAGAAAGGCAGCACACCGTTTGGAGAAGACTGAAAGTCAACAAAGTATGAACAGAATTTATAAGCATTATCAGCATAAGTGATTAGAAGATGGACAGATAGATATTTAACAAGGAGATATTATGTATATGACTTTATATGACATTATATGTTACACTTTAAAGGGAATGTATGTAAATTGTATTCAGCCATTCTAACTTTCCTCACAGCACCCAACTTCAATAAGGACAGGATACGTTTCAATACAGTTTTACGGTGTTTTTGTTTCATCTcaagcagaaataaaaaggtAATATTGTAACTGAAGGGCTGCCATGGCCATTGTGGTGCTGAATGTCAGGGACGGTCCCTCACCACGGCGACGGCGTTGGAGGCCAGCAGCTCCCGGGGACTCATGGCGGTGATGTAAGCGATGTTGGCGGCGACGTACGCAAACGTCACCAGGGGGATGGAGATGAAGATTGCCCTGGGCAGGTTTCTGGATGGGGCAGGAAAAGGGGGATTCTTATCCTGCATCAATGCAAGCATGCCTTCCTGGATATTAATGCAGCTTGGGCATGCACTCAGATGCAGAAACACACGTCTCCTCCTTCAGCACTGACTGAGAAAGTTCAATTAAAGTTCTGGTGGGTGGAACCGGGACCTTAGGAGGTTTTGACTGACCTGACTGGTGGAATTGTAACATGGGACTTTCATCTGCACACACCATTggcccggggagggggggggtgcttaCCTGTAGGGGTCCACCAGCTCCTCTGTAACATAGTTGAGGAAATTCCAGCCCCCATAGGCGAAGGAGCCTTGTAGGAAGGCGAGGGCAATCATCCCCACGTCACACTTCTGGAAAGTCGCAAAGGCATTGGCCGGCTCCAACCAGTAGTACCTCCCTGGAGAAAGGGGAAGGAGGTGGAGAGTTGGACAAAataacagacagacaggcagacagagagacaggtggtcaggcaggtagacagacagacagagagacagagacagagacagacagacaggcagacagagttacagagacagacagacgtacagacagagagatggagacagacagacggacagagagagagacagacggacagacagagagagagagagacagacaggcaggtagACAGAGAAACAGGTAGACAATCGGGAATTGGAATTAAAGACAATTCACTCTCAATATAACTAAGGACATAGCATTCGATTATAGAACAAAGATGAACTGCTCCAGTCATTACAGTCTTCAAAACGGTCGAACATCATCAATGACAGCTAAACATGTACTATACTATTATTTTGGCATTTATTATGTGACTGAATACAACACAGCATGGGGGAGTTAATATAACAGATagagcacaattttttgtttcaatcatttttcagtttatgggtgtgtgtctgtgaataatatatattttttgcaaactgcagcctggctcttccctgctcctcattaatgaagggctccttccctgctttatgggacttcagtcctgcttctaggggCCTGTTATGAAttatcctagcagtgcacttcacacctgcacttaatgtttcccattccttctgaaggtcacttaaggtcatcctccgattcatgataATCCgtcggataagttgacggtcatctctggcattagaaagtcgcttccaccctctacctggctggtttttggtcgtTCCCACTGTCTCCTGTTTCACCTTGTGCTTGTCtaagaaactttgagcctggaagcaacctgctgtgtagccttctgccagcagatccaggattaaaccaggattttacaaatacagataaatatatatatatatatatatatacagagtaGTCTCTTAAGTTGAAACTGAGCTTTGAAACTGACTTCCTGCTGAAGCCATCATCCCGTGCATGCATGGACTTACTGAAAACATCGCCAAGAGTCACATTTCATCAGTGATCTCTCTAATCCACCACATAATAAACTTAGTATTATGAAGGAGAGAGAACAGGAGGGTCATTCATATACAGTCATCAGATACCGCCTGAGCCCGAGGGGCACGAAGCGCGAAAGAAGATGAGCAGTACCCCTGAAGATCTGCACGATCCCCATGGTGATGATGAGGCCCAGCGCCAGCAGCTTGCCAATGGTGAAGATGTCCTGGACACGGGTGGCCCAGCGGACACTGTGGCAGTTCACCCAGGTCAGCACCACTGAGGCAAAGAGatgtggggagggagggggggttaatGCTCAATAAGTAGTGCATTGTGCTAACGATGCAAAGGTTGTGGGGTCAAATCCCAAAAAGCACACATTGCATTGGGAAAAAAGTAtcagataaatgaataaaagacACTGCACTGACAGTCCTTTGTCAAGGTACATCAGCAAAAGTATCCATCTTATTCAGAACTGTGAGTATCAGCTGAACATCACTGTGTACAAGTAggtcagggttattcaaatcacggtcctcaaggtctgagccctgctgattttccagccttcctttacctgtgagctgggtgtgaagcctctgtggccaatcagaatcagtaattattaaaccaaCTAACTGGGAGcattgaaaacaaggcctggatttggattcgaggtccagatttgaagaaccctgaagTAGGTTAACAGCAGGCAGTGTTAGGGGGCTTCAGTCTGTTTCCTCCCTCTGTGTGTGACCTGCGTCATGTGGAGTTTGACTCCTCCCCCATGTTGTCACGGCAGCCTGCGTGAGGGCTTCCGGCTCATTCTATTGGCTGGTTAAACGAATGCCTGTTTCACCTGACCTTCAAAGTCACGCCGTCAACGCTGCCATTTTCAAACCCAAGTCCATAAACAGCTCTAACTCTGCTGCATCATAAGTTAGCAGTAAAAATAACTCAAAACTTGGCTCTCTTAAGCCGTCCACATTGAAATAACATGATATGGCAATAAACAATTACATATTAACAACCAAGTTGACAGACACCATTCTGGAGGTCATATGCACTTAATTTTATAGCATGTGGCTTCTCTGCTTCTCCCACTACACGTGGGCGTCTGCAGCCCTTTTAAAACGATTTACGGATTTTAGTTCTATGCACAAACAGGACCTGATTGCGCAACAAAAGAAACTGAGCCAAATGGCTCAAATTAAATTTCTTGGTGCCAAACCGTGCATATTTggtgcattaaaaaaaataataaaaaattaatgcCAAGGCCAAGAGACCACAAGACACTACAGCGACTCTTCAGCTCTCCGCTCCGAAGGAAGCAGGTGGCGATGTGGCCCTTCTCAGATGCGCTTCGGAAACCAAACCCTGAAACAGCATCTGCCTGAAGGTAACATAAACCACCGTGTCGCTACCAAGGAGCAGAGTGGGGGTAGGCGGCCTCACACGCCGGATGGCTGAACACTAGAGAGCATGTGACACACAtgtgactcacacacacacacacaggtttgtaattatatctttatgggcaccgctcattcatttccatgggaaaaatgctaatgctaactatgacaatcttaacccctacccagccctaaccttaaccataagtaacctaacagaATACGAGCCTTTTgtaatttttacttttttgattgcattcacagatctttgtggggacctgaaaactggtccccacaacgtcaatgTAATACAACCCTAAtccacacacccacaaacaacACGCCCCCACAGACAAGCATGGCCACCCTAAACGCTTTCAactctaacaaaaaaaaaagcatgttgccACATCCAGTAAACAGTGAGGATTACTTGGGACCGGATTGAACTGGTTTTGAAAAACCACGCCAGTTCGCctgcagaatgttttttttttttttccaccctgCGGAATCCTGGGAAATAACATTCAGCAAGCTCACCTTAATTCACATGGGCAGAGACATGCCATTTGCTGCACGTGCTTGAGGGAAAATTAATGAGCCGCTCCAAACCAAACCAACGGGAAGGAAATAAAAGAAccataaaagtataaaagcgaTTCTCCGCTTCGATGGCTGCCCAGGCAAGCAGCTCCTGCAACCTGCAGAGCGTGTTAGTTAAACACCGTGACACAGGCCCAAGGAGCATaaaagccatccatccatccatccatccatccacaatCATGCTTTGGATAAGCGGTGGCTGACCATCTGAtagggggctgggagggagcaaaaacgtggaccggctgcgGGTCGCCAAGGACCGGATTCGGAAACACTGACCTACAGCAGTGATTTTCTCCCTAAAACGATGGCGCGTAGTTGCCAGCCCGTCCACACATCCGAACACATTCCCGATCCTCCTAAAAACGACCCGGATACCAGCTGGCCGGCTACTTAACGCGTGCAAGGGAACTCACACAGGCAGAGGGCGGCCAGAAGGCGGAGCCCGATCTCCGGGCTCAGGCAGGTGGGGAAGAGGGGCTGCAGCACGTAGTTGGCGAAGGTGAGGGCGACCACGGCCTGGTTGGTGGGGTATATCACCAGCACGGCGATCCAGAGCCGTAGGAAGCTGTGAGGAGGGGACGCAAGAGTTAGCATAGTAAACGGACATCGATTATGTCGACAGTGCATGGACGTACTCCAAGGCCCAAGATGGCCTGGCTTGTTGTTGCCATAAATCTTTTATTCCTGTACATGCATCAATAAAGTGCCAGTGTGCAGCAGTGTGATTCACCATTAATCCCATAatccagtggttcccaacccagtcctcagggaactcagacagtgcacatttttgctcccggaggaaaaatgtggactgtctggggtccctgaggactgggttgggaaccactgccttAATGTCTGTGCACGGCTAGTTCTCTGTTAGCCAGGGGTTAGAGAAGTAATTCATATAGAAGTAGAGTACAGAAATAAAACAGGGATCAGAACAGCAGGAGAGGGGATGCATGAACTGTGTTTGATGGCCTAGATTCTGCCTGAAATGAAGCGTGCGGTTAGGCGAAGTGGCGTCTTTAAATCTCTGAATATACCCTCAACTCAGCTGGGTCAACACTGCTGTCCCAAGCGCTCACCCCGCCAATCCACCGAAGATGTCCTTGACGTAGGAGTAGTCTCCTCCGGACTTGGGGATGGTGACTCCCAGCTCGGCGTAGCACAGCGCCCCCACAGCGGTTATGACCCCAGTGGCCACCCATATGATCAGGGCCAGGCCGACCGAGCCCGAGTTCTCCAGGACACCCTTGGGGCTCACGAAGATCCCAGAGCCGATGATGTTACCTGGGGCAACGAGAGAGGGGCGGAAGACGACTTTAAGGGGCGGAAGAGCGGTCTGGAAGCTTGGAAACCCTTGTTATGTAGAGCCTAGGTCAAACCAGGatagtggtggcttaatggttagggaaatGCACTTGTAATTAAGAGATtacaggttcgaatccctgaccagcaaggtacctgGAACAAGGTACTGTCCCCAAGCACttctccctgggtgctgaattagctgcgcCCTGCTGTGTCagatatgggttaaatgcagagaacacattttgttgttgtgcaatGTGGTGTGTCATCACTTAATTCTAAAGATAAAAATGTGGCTGCCAGATAATtagtttattaataaataactgcagattcaaTATAGGCAGAACTGAGTCAATATAGGCAGAATTTCAGCCCCCGGTGATGAGGGTTGGTCACCCTGGGTCTTCAGGACAGGTTTCAGGCCAGAGATTAACCAGAGCAAAGTGAGACAGAAAATGCAGCAATGCAAACTTAGAATGAGAAGAGAGTAACAGCGATCTGATGCAACCGAGGCAGTCTAAGCCGTGCGTGTGTCACTACAATAACCAACCAGAGGAAGtgtggtcaaaaaaaaaaaccgaatGGCAGAGAAGCAGAAAAACCATACAAGAAATGAACTATAGCCTGAACAGATGCAAAACAGGGCTAAATTAAGAACTGGGAAATCGATGGCAGTCACTGGAATGACTTAATGCGAATAAATGGGCATGCTACTCATTTCACATGGGATTTTTCCTGGTAGGGACAGTCTGCACAACACAGCACTGGAATGGGGTACGGCCTTGAAAGGGTGCCAACCTTAGGAGCAGGCAGACCCAATAAGGGTGCTGGAGAGAAAAAACCACCCAGCCAATCTGGTTAGTACTGGCCGTATACACAACATCCTGAGCGCTGTCTCATGTAGAGAACCACATTGTGGCCTAGTACAATGCAGAAGTCGAACAAAGCTGAATGATTATTGGAGATAGCAGCTGATGCAATCGAGCAGGGTGGACCAGAAGGTGTATGTAGAGCAATAAAGTACAATGATTCAGGACAGAGAACAATCGGATGGGTTATACCCTGGAACCTGGATGATAAATTAATTCTGTAATAGGCTTGTTTCTATGGTGTGATGCTGATGTTGTCATCATCAATTAGTGGATGTCCTTTCAACATTCTACAGGACTGTCAGCTCAGCTCTGctcagcccacacacacacgtctacATTCCTACATAGACTAAATTAACCATGTTTGTTTGTGGACTGAGATTTGCATTGACTGTCCTATAATTCTTAACAGCTGTTGTGAACGTTTCTCTAATTTTATCAGGTTCCTCACTCTACAAATGTGTTTGCAGCCAAACCATTAACCTCAAAGCCACTACGCAGCAACACAGgaataaacaaagacaaaagGTGCCCCACATTTCATCACGAAAGCCTCCAGGACGTTTAGGCCAGACATGCAAAGTTGGTGCTTCTGCTCACATTCTGGAGGAGCTTAAGGGAGGAACATACAAAGTATCATATTATGGACTCGTGACACattcaacaaaaacacaaggaTTTAATCACCTACCAGCTGAGCCATGCTAGTAAATTACCTGAATGTTACACCTCGGGATACCAAGCTTCGTATTCGACACCCATTAACCTATGTTCCTCAGAcactgggagcctatcccaagtACCAGAGGGCACTGATCCACCCACACACTACACAAAGTAATGCATAGTCACCTGAACAACATGACTTGAATGGAAGCCAGAATTCCCTGGAGGAAACTCACACAAGCATAGGAAAACCAGGCAGATTCCACCCACAACTGTGACTGCTTTTTATGTACCTTCCCAAGcgttatattattattactgcgCTTACGCAGCACGTGATGACCTACATCTAGCTAAAAAACAGGCCACAATTTAAGGTTCCAGAAACCAGAAATGTTACAATGTCTCCTTCAGCAGCACTGAATTGTATCACTCTACATTATGCAAATCTAAGCCTGGCCGTCTGTGTATAGGGAGTATTTATCTTATGAAGGAATAACGAAAACAAGGTAACTTctattaaaactatttaaaactGATTCATTTAAGTCCACAGTGTTGAGGGTGAATCTGATTATTATCTGCAATGTTAGCGAAACACCAGAGGAcactggctggggggtggggggagttgTTTCTGTTTTGGCAACCAGGAGATCACTAGTGTGTATGCTGGTTCCACAAAAACAAGTCACTTTTCTTGTGTTTATACTTCAGGAAGGACGTATGGAAACTTCAATGCAAGTGCATGAGTACAAGTTACGAGCACGAGTATCATCACATTTCATCTCGTCTACAGTATATAAAGTCAGATTTGTTAACACTCAAGCAATGCTGCTATATTTTCCTTGTGTGCAATAATTGACGTTCAGGATGTTACCAGGTGCTTTTCCCACacttacagtactgtgcaaaagtctcaggcagtccaaagaagtgcttaaggctatttatctggctggtaagtgcacttttgctcagaacaaaagcACAACTCGACATTAGAActtgtgcaaattaagagtaacacaataaaaaaactagcagtaatttcttctgttttccaaaaagttactgatatcttgtcagatggctggatggacacggcttcaggtcccaaacctctcctcaggggcagcccagccattccatgtatttcttAAATGTCACCGCCAGCTAactattaattgattaattaagtttaaaaagccaatgaggtattgattagccatatgaGGTGTGCTAGCGGTCGAGCCAAAAAACACacgggtgtattggatggttactgcaaatactggggtggcTTTAGCAGGAGTTTTACAATGACTAAGTTGACACACTCTGACAGGCATAATAGCATAGTTTTATGCAAACATTaatatcatttaaacatcattttctttggctgccaaAGACTTTTGCCCAGTACTGCACATTATGCTGGTTATATTTAAATATCAGTAAAGTACCTCAATACCTCAATGTCCTATACGATTATGTTgatgtactgtatattgttgtttttttgtcctTGTTGCAAATTGCATTTTGTTATACATCGAGGTTCATGGAGAAACACCTCATCTCGTATGTGTACACAGCTATCGATGACAGTGAAGTGACCTTGAACCATGAACCAATGGGTCCAATAGCAGGCTGCACGATGTAATACGCGAATGCATGCCCTACCACGCGCAGGCTGCCGACTCAGCAGAACGTGCATTAGCCAAATAACAATTTCATCGATTGCCCTCGAAATGCAACTCCGCTGGTGTCAAAACCTGTAACCATGCCAGGCAGATATACCGCCGCGTGACCATGCCAGGCAGATATACCGCCGCGTGATCATGCCAGGTACATATACCGCCGCGTGATCATGCCAGGTACATATACCGCCGCGTAACCATGCCaggtacatactgtataccgCCGCGTGACCATGCCAGGCACATATACCGCCGCGTAAGGACTTCAGGAACACGCAGGGTGGAAGACTGCATTGCCATAGCAAAGTTTAATAGTCGTGTTTTGCCGATGACTCCATGTACTTCATAGGACAGTGACGGATATCCGTGCATTTACATAGCCTACCA
The Paramormyrops kingsleyae isolate MSU_618 chromosome 4, PKINGS_0.4, whole genome shotgun sequence genome window above contains:
- the slc7a8b gene encoding large neutral amino acids transporter small subunit 2 yields the protein MTDGARQRGSVPVAAESPKTDEGSGTSGVALKKEIGLLSACGIIVGNIIGSGIFVSPKGVLENSGSVGLALIIWVATGVITAVGALCYAELGVTIPKSGGDYSYVKDIFGGLAGFLRLWIAVLVIYPTNQAVVALTFANYVLQPLFPTCLSPEIGLRLLAALCLLVLTWVNCHSVRWATRVQDIFTIGKLLALGLIITMGIVQIFRGRYYWLEPANAFATFQKCDVGMIALAFLQGSFAYGGWNFLNYVTEELVDPYRNLPRAIFISIPLVTFAYVAANIAYITAMSPRELLASNAVAVTFGEKLLGVMSWIMPISVALSTFGGVNGCLFTSSRLFFAGAREGHLPRLLAMIHVDRCTPIPALLVTCVSTLLMLCTSDIYTLINYVGFINYLFYGVTIAGQIVLRIKSPDMHRPIKVSLAWPVIYLLFWAFLLIFSLYSEPVVCSIGLAIMFTGVPVYFLGVYWENKPQCFNNSVDRLTYIGQKLCMVVYPAEESEGGKTSREAEPEEKQALNSGEL